Within the Burkholderia pseudomultivorans genome, the region CGGGTAAGTGGCCGCCGGCACCGAGGTCTGTGGAGGTAGTGCGCTATTGTTTGCGGGCGGATTCACGCCTCCCGCATTTCCGCCGTTGCCGGTCGAAGGATTACCACCGCTGCCACCATCGCCACCGCCACCCCCACATGCGGCGAGTGCCCCCGCGACGAGCACGCTGATCAGAGTCAGTGAAAGTTTGTTGCCCTGGCCATTCATTGTTGTTTTCTCTCCTGGTTGAAGATGCGGGTAGGTTTCTACCCGTGTGCATTATATATCCCCAATGGGGACTATCAAGAACTTTTTACGATTTTCTATTCCACTGGATGATGTCTCGAACGAAAGCCTTCCCGAGATCCGGCATCGGTCTGAAATCGGCTGAGTTCGCTGGCAATAGCCATTTGTTCAGTGATCGCAATGGCGCATGAATCCTTGCCGCTATCCCCTCTCTAGTCAGGTTCAACTCCTTCATCGCAAGCCGAAGCAACTCTTGCTGCGGCAGCTCGGCCAGTTCACGATCCATTTCAGCGGTACACATCTGGTCCAACTGCTCCTGCTCGCTGCGAATACCCTTCCCCACCTTTACCTCCCCGAATCTGTCTTTTCTCACCAGTTGTTGGTTGGGCCAAATACTCCGCCTGGTCCCCGCGCGCTATCCCAACACACATCGCCCCGGCGATTTCCGAAGATCGGACATGGCGTCCAGGTCGGATCGGCCCCTTGCCAGTTTTTCCACGTGAGAAGGATCTGTTGCCGCGCTGGCGTGTAGATACAGCTCGCGATCCAGAGATATTGATTCCAAGGACCAGTGCCAAATTGGTTCGAGTACCAACCGGGTCTGGACACGACCAACGCGCCATAAGCCGGCGCGTCTGAGACGACGTAACGATCGCTCGCCCGCACCACCGTACCGAGGTTCCCACCGTTCGCGGTCTTGAACGACGCGAGGTTCCGGTTGCCGCTCGGATCCCAAACGACACCATTGGCCGTCACCCTGTAGTCGCCATTTACCGGAGTCCACGTCGCCGTCGGAATTCTGTCAATGGTCGACCTTTTGAGGTAATTCTCCATTCGATCCATTATCGGATTGCACACCGCAAGCGCGGATTCAACCCCATCGGAACCGCCCGGTGACGTGCCGCCGGGACTGACTGGCGGCATCAAGCACTGGTAGTAACCTCTTTCGGCTCGCCAAGAACGTGGCGCCGAACATCCTGGGACATTCGGCGTTCCAACTGGCTGGGATACCAGTTGCGCTTGCGCGATTTGTGCGCCTAGAGAGGCGGCCAGGACCACGTGTCTTCCCAATCGTCGAGTTTTCATCGCCGGATCCTTACGCATCGTTTCCGAAACTGCAGCCCACACGGATATCCGCCTGCAGTCCGAGTTCGTCGTTGATGCGGGTGCGATTACCGTCCGCAAGCACGTTGAAGATCTGCAGAACCCATTGGCTGCCGTTCCAGCCCATCTGATACACAACTCCCGAGATCGGCGGGTTATGGTTTGCGAACTCAACAGCAGATGTGACCGGAGTAATTGAGTACCACGCGGTCCCGCCGGGCCCACACGCCGGCGGTGTCACGCCCCAGCCGTTGTAGTAGCCCGCGTACTGACCCGTTGTCGTAAGGTTGCCCACCAAATTGCTGATCGCCACCCATCTACCCGTCCGGTTGCATATGAACGCCTGGTTGTTGTCGCGGACCGTGATCTGATTCCACGAGCACGTTGCAGATGTGTTGAACGTCAAACGATCCGCCCACATATCGCCATTGACGTTCATACCTGCCGGCATGGCGCCACCGTTTCCCGCCGCGACCGTGCCGGCGGCGTAAACGTCGCCCGTGCGAAGTCCACCGGCCCAACCGGGCGGCAAGTCATCTGGATCCATCCCGTTTGTGGCAATCCGACCGCTGAACCTCCCGCGGGTGCCGTTCACCGTACCTGCGTTGTTGATGTCGTTCCCCCCCATGCCGAGCGCAGTCTGCATGGTGTTCAAATCTGGCCGGTTCGGAACGCTCACGCGGTACAGGTAGCCGTTACCACCTGACGCAGTGCCGCCGAACGTCAACAGTGACGCGAGGTGCCCGCTGCCCGGGTTCCGCCATCCCGCCATTGCGAGCCTCCATCCGCCATACGTGCCGACAGCGGTGTTCGGATCCATCGTCACGTCGCCCATCTGCCGCACGTATGGAACGAATCCACCTTGAGCGCCCGACTGCGCAGCTACCTGAACAAGCTGCTTCGCTTCGATCGCGTCGCCGTTTTCTGACGTCACGATCGCCTGGAGTTGGCCCGGTGCCGGCTGCCGGACCTGTAACACCCAGTTTTGCCTGAATGCATTCGTTTCGGAGACACCCGGTGCCAGATATCCTGCGTTCCGCAGCATTGCTGTTGTGATGACGAGCGGTGCCCCGGAGGTCGCCGTTTGACTTAGGGTCGCGCCGAAATCCTTCACGTACTGCTCTGCCGCCTTCACAATCTGGCGTTGCTGTCCGGCAGTTACTGCACTCTTCACATTTGCCGTACCTTGTGCCGACCATGCCAGTAAGCCGCCAACACTTATCGTCGACAGCGCGAGCGCAACGAGAAATCCGAGTATCGCTTCCATGGTTTATGGCTTAACCTCCGCCTGATACAGCAAGCTCCAGAAAGGAACGGTAGAGGGGATAGCATGTGGCGCCCCTCCAACGATTCCCGTTGCTACCCCGTTCGCGGTTGACGTCATGTACCACGCTTCGCTGGCGTCGGTTTCTTCAATCACCCGGCCGACTGCGCCCGGAACGATCGGCGCCCATGCATACACGATGCGGCTCCCCCCGGCGTTCGCGTCGATCTTGCAGGTGGCGCCCGCAGGCGGTACAACCCCGATCTGCGACTGCACCGCGATTGAGTCGCCGGTAAGCCCGGGATTCGATATTGCCGTCCGGACGCACGCATCCGCATACGCAACCACACGATCCGCTGCTACATCCGCCCGGGCTTCGGCCTGGCCAACGGGGCCGCCTCCGATAACGCTCGTCGCGATTCCCGCGGCCTGCGAAATCAGTCCGCCGAATACCATCAGAACGACGAGAGGAAGGAGTGCGTATCCCACGGTTGGCCCTTGCTCTTACTGAATAGTGACCACGATGGTCGCGCTGTCGGTACACGCCTTCGACGCGGTTACTCGGTCCGGGGGGTTAGACGCCGTGAAGGTCGTGCCGGAGACTGCGAGCGAAACGTAGTCTTTCATGCCCGACACAACAGCCGCACACTGGTCCTTCGTTTCCGACCCACCACCGCCGAACGTGACAACGCCTTGCGCTCCGTTATTTGCGCTCGCGAACGTCACGGAGTTGCCCCAGACATCGACCACCGTCGAACCATTGCGAACCATGTTGGCCGGGACCACACGCGACGAGATCAGCTCCGCCGCGTTGGCGGTCGTGAAGTTCGCGTATCCATTGCCGCTCTGTGCGAACCCTGAACGCGCGTTCGCGATCAGATGCGAGATATCGGTCACCATCTGCGACCCCTTGTTCGCGGAGAACGCCGAAACGCTCGCAACACCCACCCCTGCGAGCGCGAGCAAGCCCAGTGCGATATATGCCAATCTAGCGAGAATTGCATCCATGATTTATCCCTTTTCGTTTGAACACGCTTAAAAAGACCCAACAGCTGTCGAACTGTCGGCAGTAAGGTCGTTCACCCCAAG harbors:
- a CDS encoding transcriptional regulator, coding for MGKGIRSEQEQLDQMCTAEMDRELAELPQQELLRLAMKELNLTREGIAARIHAPLRSLNKWLLPANSADFRPMPDLGKAFVRDIIQWNRKS
- a CDS encoding type 4 pilus major pilin, whose translation is MDAILARLAYIALGLLALAGVGVASVSAFSANKGSQMVTDISHLIANARSGFAQSGNGYANFTTANAAELISSRVVPANMVRNGSTVVDVWGNSVTFASANNGAQGVVTFGGGGSETKDQCAAVVSGMKDYVSLAVSGTTFTASNPPDRVTASKACTDSATIVVTIQ
- the pilV gene encoding shufflon system plasmid conjugative transfer pilus tip adhesin PilV, with product MEAILGFLVALALSTISVGGLLAWSAQGTANVKSAVTAGQQRQIVKAAEQYVKDFGATLSQTATSGAPLVITTAMLRNAGYLAPGVSETNAFRQNWVLQVRQPAPGQLQAIVTSENGDAIEAKQLVQVAAQSGAQGGFVPYVRQMGDVTMDPNTAVGTYGGWRLAMAGWRNPGSGHLASLLTFGGTASGGNGYLYRVSVPNRPDLNTMQTALGMGGNDINNAGTVNGTRGRFSGRIATNGMDPDDLPPGWAGGLRTGDVYAAGTVAAGNGGAMPAGMNVNGDMWADRLTFNTSATCSWNQITVRDNNQAFICNRTGRWVAISNLVGNLTTTGQYAGYYNGWGVTPPACGPGGTAWYSITPVTSAVEFANHNPPISGVVYQMGWNGSQWVLQIFNVLADGNRTRINDELGLQADIRVGCSFGNDA